From one Solanum lycopersicum chromosome 12, SLM_r2.1 genomic stretch:
- the LOC104644952 gene encoding uncharacterized protein has translation MRARIDSTFSEFLLRVGNGDEPTIRENLVLLEQLTIKHSQDEIQEEFTIKEIFQNMQENAATAKSVTERAILASRNDHVDKINNKLISQFPGESKIFNGFDSAEHDTNNYYQEEYLNTLTTNGLPLHRLELKENVPIMLLRNLDPSSGL, from the exons ATGAGGGCAAGAATAGATTCAACATTCAGTGAGTTCTTACTTCGAGTGGGTAACGGTGATGAACCAACAATAAGAGAAAATTTAGTCCTCCTAGAACAATTAACAATCAAACATTCCCAGGATGAAATTCAAGAAGAATTCACAATAAAAGAGATATTTCAAAACATGCAAGAAAATGCTGCTACAGCAAAATCTGTCACTGAAAGAGCTATTTTAGCAAGCAGAAATGACCATGTTGATAAAATTAACAACAAGTTAATATCTCAATTCCCAGGTGAAAGCAAGATATTCAATGGCTTTGACTCAGCAGAACATGACACCAACAACTATTACCAAGAAGAATATCTAAATACTTTAACAACAAACGGTCTCCCACTACATAG GTTAGAATTGAAGGAAAATGTACCGATCATGTTGCTAAGGAATTTGGACCCTTCAAGTGGCTTATGA